The segment CGTTTTTTTCACCCCTGTCAAACAGTGTCCCGAGCGTATCGTGCATGGCCTTGCTATTCCTCGCCAAGCGTTGCGCCAGTGCCATCGCGCGTTGCAAGTCAGCCATTCCTTCATCCTGTAGCTGGTCCGTGGCAGTCTGCAATTCGGCAGCGATCTGTTCGCTGAGGCTGGCCGCAACCTGCAGCCATGCATCGATCTTGCGCTGGCGTGCGTGTCGCTCCAGCGCGTCAGGCCGCAGCCACGTATCGCTCAGCTCGTGCATGCTGTTCATGCTGCGTCCTCTTCAGCTTCGGTCGATGCCGATGCAGTCCACGCTACGCCTCGCCGTCGCCACCCACCTTGACCCTGCTCAGCCTATGGTAATCTACCCCCTCCCATCCCGACCCCACCAATAAAAGCAATGAGCCGATTCTGGAGCAACATCGTCAGCGAGCTGACCCCCTATATCCCTGGCGAGCAACCCAAACTGCCCGACCTGGTCAAACTCAACACCAACGAAAATCCCTACGGCCCGTCGCCGCAAGTGCTGGCCGCACTGCACGAAGCCAGTAACGACACCTTGCGCCTCTACCCCGATCCCACGGCCAGCGAACTGAAGCAAACTCTGGCCGGCTACCACGGCTTGCACAGCGCGCAAGTATTCGTCGGCAACGGTTCCGACGAAGTGCTGGCGCTGGCCTTCATGGCCTTGCTCAAGCACGATGCGCCGCTGCTGTTTCCGGACATCAGCTACAGTTTCTATCCCGTGTATTGCAAGCTGTACGGCATCGATTACCGCACCGTGCCGCTCGACGACACCATGCGTATCCGCCCCGAAGACTACCAGGGGCCATGCGGCGCCATCATCTTCCCGAACCCGAATGCCCCGACGGGCGTGGACTTGCCGCTGGCCGGCGTGGAAACCCTGTTGCGCGACCATCCCGACGCCGTGGTGGTGGTCGATGAAGCGTACGTGGATTTCGGCGGCGAGAGCGCCGTGGCCCTGGTCGACCGTTATCCGAACTTGCTGGTGGTGCAGACGTTCTCGAAATCGCGTTCGCTGGCCGGCTTGCGCGTCGGCTGCGCCTTCGGGCATGCTGACCTGATCGAGGCGCTGGAACGTGTGAAGAACAGTTTCAATTCGTATCCGCTGGACCGGCTGGCGCTGGCCGGCGCCGTCGCTTCGCTGCACGATGAAGCGTATTTCCAGCAGACGCGCCAGGCCGTGATCGCCAGCCGCGATCAGCTGACGCAAGACCTGGCGGCGCTGGGCTTCGAGGTGCTGCCGTCGGTGGCCAATTTCGTCTTTGCCCGCCACCCGCAGCATGACGCGGCGCAACTGGCGGCCGGCTTGCGCGCCCGTTCCGTGATCGTGCGCCATTTCAATGCACCGCGCATCAGCCAGTATCTGCGCATCAGCATCGGCAATGTGGGCGAATGCGCGGCCTTGCTGGCGGCCTTGCGCGCAATACTGTGACGCCATGCTGACCTTCGTTCCTACCAGCCTGGCCGATGGCGAGGCGCTGGCCAGCCTGCGCGTGGCCGCCATGCGCGAAAGTCTCGAGCGCATCGGCCGCTATGATCCGCAGCGCGCGCGCCAGCGCTTCCTGGCCACCTTCGACCCCGCCTGCACCTGGCAGTTGCGCCACGGCGGCACGCTGGCAGGCTTTTATGTGCTGCGCCCGCAAGCCGATTATCTGTTGCTCGACCACCTCTACCTGGCGCCCGAACGCCAGCGGCAAGGCCTGGGCGCGGCCGTGCTGGCGCGCGTGTTTGCCGAGGCCGATGCGGCTCGCAAGAGCGTGCGCGTGGGCGCCTTGCGCGGCAGCGAGGCGAACCGCTTCTACGTGCGGCACGGCTTCGTACCCGATGGAGAGGAAGCGTTCGACCTGTATTATCGGCGCGCCCCCGCGGCTTGATGCTGCCGGCGGCGACTGTTTGTGCAACAATAATCGGATTCATACATCGACAGGACGGACAATATGGCAAAAGTGGCATTCATCGGTTTGGGCGTCATGGGTTTCCCCATGGCAGGCCATCTGGCGGCGGGCGGGCACGACGTCACCGTGTACAACCGCAACCCGGCCCGCGCGGCCGCCTGGCTGGAGCAGCACAAGGGCAAGAGCGCCGCCACGCCGGCAGAAGCCGCTGCCGGCGCCGAGTTCGTCTTCACCTGCATCGGCAACGATAACGACCTGTATCAAGTGATCCTGGAAGAGGGCGGCTTGCTGTCCGCCATGGCGCCGGGCAGCATCCTGATCGACCACACGACGGCTTCGGCCGAAGCGGCGCGCACCATCCACGCGGCGGCGAATGAGAAGGGCGTGTTCTTCCTCGACGCGCCCGTGTCCGGCGGCCAGGCTGGCGCGGAAAACGGCAAGCTGACCGTGATGGTGGGCGGCGACGCAGAGGCCTATGCACGGGCCGAGCCCGTCATCGTCCTGTTTTCGCGCGCCGTCACCTATATGGGCGCGTCCGGTTCCGGCCAGCTCACAAAAATGGTCAACCAGATCTGCATCGCGGGCCTCGTGCAAGCCTTGAGCGAAGGCATCGCCTTTGCGGAAAACGCGGGCCTCGACGCAGCGCTGGTAGTCGACGTGATTTCCAAGGGCGCGGCACAGTCGTGGCAGCTGGAAAACCGGGGCAAGACCATGATAGAGCGCAAGTTCGACTTCGGTTTCGCCGTCGACCTGATGCGCAAGGACCTCGGTATCTGCCTCGCCGAAGCCCAGCGCAACGGCAGCGACTTGCCCGTGACGACCTTGACGGACCAGTTCTATGGCGAAGTGCAGCAGGCGGGCGGCAACCGCTACGATACGTCCAGCCTGATCACCCGCCTGAACAAAAAGTAAAATTTAACTCGTCAGTAGAGAGCGGCGCGTCCCTGCAAAGGGCCGCGCCGCTTGTCGTTTACGGGACTGAAAAGTAAAAAACGTCAGTTTCCGGAACATACGGTTTCGATTTTCATGGAAAAGCATGGACTTCGCTAGCTCATCGTGTATTATTAAAAAACGAGATGAAATGTCCCAATTTTTAAAACATTATGAGCGGACCCGCATGAAAACCAACTCCTCAGCGATAACACGCGTTGTCGACAAGAACATTCCCTACCTGTCTTCGGCCGTCGCCATCTGGCGCCCCCGCGCCGTGCTGCGTAGCTGGCCCGGCGTGGCCATCGCGCTGGTGATTGCCTTGTCGGCCACCTTTATTTCCAGTAATTACGGCGGTCCGCAACTGCTGTAC is part of the Janthinobacterium sp. 67 genome and harbors:
- a CDS encoding NAD(P)-dependent oxidoreductase, which gives rise to MAKVAFIGLGVMGFPMAGHLAAGGHDVTVYNRNPARAAAWLEQHKGKSAATPAEAAAGAEFVFTCIGNDNDLYQVILEEGGLLSAMAPGSILIDHTTASAEAARTIHAAANEKGVFFLDAPVSGGQAGAENGKLTVMVGGDAEAYARAEPVIVLFSRAVTYMGASGSGQLTKMVNQICIAGLVQALSEGIAFAENAGLDAALVVDVISKGAAQSWQLENRGKTMIERKFDFGFAVDLMRKDLGICLAEAQRNGSDLPVTTLTDQFYGEVQQAGGNRYDTSSLITRLNKK
- a CDS encoding GNAT family N-acetyltransferase, with product MLTFVPTSLADGEALASLRVAAMRESLERIGRYDPQRARQRFLATFDPACTWQLRHGGTLAGFYVLRPQADYLLLDHLYLAPERQRQGLGAAVLARVFAEADAARKSVRVGALRGSEANRFYVRHGFVPDGEEAFDLYYRRAPAA
- the hisC gene encoding histidinol-phosphate transaminase, with protein sequence MSRFWSNIVSELTPYIPGEQPKLPDLVKLNTNENPYGPSPQVLAALHEASNDTLRLYPDPTASELKQTLAGYHGLHSAQVFVGNGSDEVLALAFMALLKHDAPLLFPDISYSFYPVYCKLYGIDYRTVPLDDTMRIRPEDYQGPCGAIIFPNPNAPTGVDLPLAGVETLLRDHPDAVVVVDEAYVDFGGESAVALVDRYPNLLVVQTFSKSRSLAGLRVGCAFGHADLIEALERVKNSFNSYPLDRLALAGAVASLHDEAYFQQTRQAVIASRDQLTQDLAALGFEVLPSVANFVFARHPQHDAAQLAAGLRARSVIVRHFNAPRISQYLRISIGNVGECAALLAALRAIL